A single region of the Ziziphus jujuba cultivar Dongzao chromosome 10, ASM3175591v1 genome encodes:
- the LOC107410434 gene encoding uncharacterized protein LOC107410434 isoform X1: protein MMRNPLLSQGRPSGKSLTTFEYPNSATNNEINISQARVILGPPKAYHSKYKSNTPVQIHIHISQTYHMRAARKNQKRFAYRRGRSKWQPFKTKDTGGNKRGNQGLCVLKKKKRGQVYRHSEALGLFHVTVDKGVWGG from the exons ATGATGCGGAATCCCCTTCTGTCTCAG GGTCGTCCAAGTGGAAAATCTTTAACAACTTTCGAGTACCCCAACTCTGcaacaaataatgaaataaatatatcacAAGCCAG GGTAATTTTGGGCCCACCAAAAGCCTACCACAGCAAATACAAATCCAACACACCAGTCCAAATCCATATTCACATTTCCCAAACCTATCACATGAGAGCAGCTAGGAAGAACCAGAAGCGTTTTGCATACAGAAGGGGAAGAAGTAAGTGGCAACCCTTCAAAACAAAGGACACAGGTGGGAACAAGCGGGGAAATCAAGGACTATGCGtactgaagaagaaaaagcgcGGGCAAG TCTATAGGCACTCAGAAGCATTGGGATTGTTCCATGTCACTGTAGACAAAGGGGTGTGGGGCGGCTAG
- the LOC107410434 gene encoding uncharacterized protein LOC107410434 isoform X2, translating to MMRNPLLSQGRPSGKSLTTFEYPNSATNNEINISQARVILGPPKAYHSKYKSNTPVQIHIHISQTYHMRAARKNQKRFAYRRGRSKWQPFKTKDTGGNKRGNQGLCVLKKKKRGQGTQKHWDCSMSL from the exons ATGATGCGGAATCCCCTTCTGTCTCAG GGTCGTCCAAGTGGAAAATCTTTAACAACTTTCGAGTACCCCAACTCTGcaacaaataatgaaataaatatatcacAAGCCAG GGTAATTTTGGGCCCACCAAAAGCCTACCACAGCAAATACAAATCCAACACACCAGTCCAAATCCATATTCACATTTCCCAAACCTATCACATGAGAGCAGCTAGGAAGAACCAGAAGCGTTTTGCATACAGAAGGGGAAGAAGTAAGTGGCAACCCTTCAAAACAAAGGACACAGGTGGGAACAAGCGGGGAAATCAAGGACTATGCGtactgaagaagaaaaagcgcGGGCAAG GCACTCAGAAGCATTGGGATTGTTCCATGTCACTGTAG